The nucleotide sequence TAAGATTAAGAAACTTACAATTAGGTTATACGATCCCAAGAGAAATCACACAGAAAATTGGTGTGAACAAGTTTAGAGTATACATCGCAGGTCAAAACTTATTTACACTAACGAAGTATACAGGTTTCGATCCAGAAATTGGTCAAAACTTATCAACTGCTCAAAGTGCTATCGACTTTAGTATTGATAGAGGTAACTATCCAGTTCCAAGAATCTATACAGCAGGTGTAAACATTAGCTTCTAATCTGAACGAATAAACATGAGAAATCTATATAAAATATTAATAGCAAGTACGCTTATTGGTTTTACTTCTACAGGGTGTTCTAACTTCCTTGATAGAGAACCATTAGCGAGAGAAACAACGGAAACTTTTGTATCTGATCCAGATAACTTAGAGTTGATGGTCATTGCAGGTTATGATCCAATTCAGTGGAGATTTGATGGTGTTCAGTTCTACAACTATTTCATCTTTGGTGATATCGCTTCAGATGATGCTGATAAAGGCGGTTTATCTGAAACAGACTTAGACTATATGACACTAGTTCAGAAATTCCAATGGAACCCCGCTGAACCATTATTCGAATCTGTTTGGAAACGTCACTTTGCAGGTGTATTCAGAGCAAATACAGTACTTTCAAATATTGAGGTAGCAAAGTCAATTGTTGATGAGTCAGTTTACAACCAAATTAGAGGTGAAGGTCTGTTCTTAAGAGGATGGCACTATTTCCAGTTAACAAAAATGTTTGGTGGTGTACCTTTATTTACTTCTTTAGAAGATTATGAAAACCTGAATACAACAGGAAGATCTACTGAAAGTGAAGTATACGATGTCATTCTTCAAGACTTTAAAGAAGCCGGTACTTTACTGAAACTGAAAAGTCAATATGATGAGAACTACCTTGGAAGAGCGACTTCTGGTATGGCGAAATCATATTTTGCAAAAGCGGCTCTTTACTCTAAAGATGAAAGTACTTATGAAGAGGCTTACAACTTAGCAAAAGAGGTAATCGGAACAGGAGAGTATGCATTATTGGAAGATTACACTCAAATTTGGCGCTTAGAGGAAGAAAATGGTTCTGAATCTATTTTCGAAATCCAATACGAACCATCAAACTTCAACAACTGGAGTAGAGAAGGTGAAGGTGCTGGTGAAAATATGATGCAATCTCCAAGAGCTGGTGGTAATTCGGGTAACGATTCTGCAATTGGAGAAGGATGGGGCTTTAACCTACCTACTGCTGCATTAGAGCAAGCATTTAGAGATGCAGGTGATGATATTCGTAGAGAGCAGACAATTATCTATGATGGTGAAGAAGTATATGAAGGTGAGCCAAGAATTAGAGTAGCTCAACCTGGAGACAATGACAGTGATTGGTACAATACAACTGGTTTTGCTCCTCAGAAGTACTTCTTACCTCAAAGAGAACTTACAGCTGGTTTTGGTGATAATAGATATAATGGTCATTCAAACTATAGAATGTTTAGATATGCTGATCTATTATTATTCGCTTCAGAATTGGCTTTAGAAACAGGAAAAGGAGATGCTGCAACTTACTTAAATGAAGTAAGAGCAAGAGTAGGCCTTGATGCTATTGCTGCTCCAACATTACAGGATGTTTATAATGAACGTCGTTTAGAGTTGGCATTAGAAGGTCACCGTTTCTTTGATCAAGTAAGAACAGGGCAAATTACAACTGAACTGGCTAATGAAGGTTATGTTCAGGGAGTACACGAGAAGTTCCCAATTCCACAATCAGAAATCGATCTTACGGATGGTTTGATTGTAGGGAACCCTAGTAATTAATAGTATATAACTCCCCGTTAGTCGAAATGTGAAATTCTTATTTTCCTAACGGGGTCGATATAAACTACTTCTTTCATTCGATGGTAATTTTTTACCATGCTGGCACCATACTGCCTAAACTTTTTACATGGGCATATAGAATGCTCAAGAAATCATTAAACTTTGAATTGAAATGAAAAAATTAAACTTCGTTAATTGGCTTATTTTAGGGATCATTGCTTTCGCATTTGGCGCTTGTGATGATAATGAAACAACAGTAACAGGTCCAACAGGAACGTTAACTTACACTCAAGCTGAAGGTGCAGACTATGAAGTAACTTTTACTATAGAGAATCCTGTAGATGTTCTATCTTACTCTTTTGATTTTGGTGATGGTTCAACTGCAAATTCAGGTGAAACTTCAGTAACACATACATATGTTGAAACTGGTGATTTCGATGTTGTTGTAACATTAAATAGTGCATCTGATCAAGCACAATTAAAAACTACAGTAACTGTAACTACAATCGATGTTTCAGGAATCTGTAATAGCGAATACTATACATTACTAACAGGTGGTTGTGTTAATGATGGTCCAGGTGAAGGTAAAACATGGAAGTTATCAAATGCATATGGTTCACATGGTGTAGGTCCAGCAGATGGAGAAGAAGCAGTTTGGTGGAACTCTGAGTATGACCACTGGAATGGTAATAACGGTGAAGGTTTTGCAATGCCTGAAACTATGGAATCTCGTTTTACATTTGGTGTAGTGCCAAATACAATGGCTGTTAGTGCAACGCATCAAATTAATAACTGGCAAACAGATGGTGAAGCAACACCTTTCCATGACTACCAAGCTACTTATGGTGGTGAAAGCTCATATGGTTACTCAATCACTGAGGAAGAAGGAAAAATGTACTTAAATATTGCAAATGGTGGTTACATGGCGTACTATCAAGAAGTTGATGGAGCTACACCTACTAAGTATGAGATTGTTACTTTAACTGAAACTGAATTATATGTTAGATACTTAAACGTATTAAACTATAATGATGGAGAAGATAAAAACTACAGATACTTACGTTATGTTCAAGAAGATGTAGTTGAAGAAGCTCCAGAGGAAGTTGTAAAAGACCTTGAGTACAGAGCAATTTCTGCTTCATTCAATGGAACTATGGATGCTACTGTTGGTGATGAAACTATTGCATTTATCAACGAAGCTGATATTGTAACTGCATTTGTTGCTGACCCTACTGATGACGGTGTTCAAGTTTTATCTTATACTAAAAATGGTACTGTAGATGATGTTCAAGTAACATTAAACCACAGAATGGATCTATCTACAAATAACACATTCAAGTTAAAAGTTTACTTCCCATCTTCTAATGATTATGAAACTGTTGATGATTCTGCTGAAGATTGGACAGATTCTGAAGGTAAACTAGCTTCTATGGTGAACTTGAAGTTATATGATACTAAAATGGGAGGTAATGCTTGGCATACTGAGGCTACTGTACGAGTTTCTGATGATACTAGAGACGAGTGGGTAGAATTAGAATTCTCATATGATGGATTAGAAGTAACGAACAGAAATGACCAATCTGTAGTTTGGGAAGATGCTGCAGAGTCAGATACTTATGATAAAATCATTATCCAAATTGGTGGTGAAGGACATAAACGTTCAGGTACTTTCTACATTAAAGATTTCGAATTAGTTGAAAATGCTGTAAACTAATTTAAAAGTTGAAATAGATTATTTTCATCCCCCTTCTTTATTGAAGGGGGATTTTTTAAAAGGTGATATCATGAGAAAAGGAATCCTATTTTTGATTTGTTTTTTCTCCTTACAATGGACTATAGGACAAACAAGAAATTCATGTCTTTCTGGTCTCGCTAAATTTGCACCTGTAGACGGAAAACGTCTACTTATTATGGGGCAAGATTTAGGAGCTGTAGGAGGATTAGATCAATATACTGATGGTTATGTTGATCATTTTAGTCAGATGCCTGCAGGAATTACAACGTATACTTCATTACCCTCATTGGGTGGTTTGTATAGTGTAGTGAATTATGGAGCAGGGGATGTTTCAGGGGAAGTTTACTTAGACGATGCTACTTTTGATAGTACTGCATTAGTAATAGGTCTTTACTTGGTCGATCAAGAAAAGCGTATCGTTGACGGAGATTTAGATGATAAAATTAGAACAATGGCGAATTGGATTAAAAATACCAATCGACCAGTATTTCTAAGAATAGGTTATGAGTTTGATGGTGAACATAACCATTATAGTGTGACATACTTCAAAAATATGTGGAGAAGAATCGTAGATATATTTGATGAAGAGTCAGTAGCAAACTGCGATTTTGTATGGCAATCGGATGGAGTTCACTCTACTTCGACAATGCAAAGATATTACCCTGGAAGTGAATATGTAGATTGGTTTGCTTTCTCATATTTTCAGAAAAATGCAGGGAATGATTTAATACGACTAGCAAAAACATATGAGAAGCCTGTAATGATCGCCGAGGCTACACCAAGAGGATATGACTTGAAAACAGTTAATGGTGATCAATTATGGAATTCATGGTTTCAACCACTTATTCAATTAATGGATGATAACCCAATTATTAAAGGTTTAGCCTATATCAATACAGATTGGGATAGCCAACAGATGTGGAAAGGTGAAGGTTGGGGAGATACAAGAATCGAAGTGAATGAGGCATTGACACAACATTGGGAGAATGAATTGCAAAAAGAAAACTGGGTATACGGAAACTCAGAATTATTTGAGACGATAGGTTACCCTTTCGCTGATATTTCTTCAGATTGTTTTCCACCAAAGGATATTGTGAATGCTACGGATGATACTCCTTATCAATGGGGGTATGTTTGTAATAATGAACCGAATAACTTAAAAGTCAATCTTAAAGATTTTTCTAAAGTAAAGAGAATAAACTTATTAGATGCTACATCAGGTAAAGTAATGAAAGAATTATTTCACCCCGAACAAAATGTATTGAACATTATCGCATCTAAAGGAGTGTATATATTAAGTGTTGAAGACTTTAACGGACAGATCAATAGAATTAAAGTCTTAGTGTGTAATTAACAAAACAACAGTTGATAATCTGGTTTTTGATAAGTGTTAGTCATCCCGTAATAATTACAGGATGACTTTTTTATTTCTAGTTTATTCCATCGCATCTGTTACTAAAAAGGGAACATTGGCAGTGCCAACTTTACCTTTCTGATCAAATACATAGACAAACAAACGATACTCCCCTTCTTCTTTAGGAAGTTGAATACTGATTTTATTTTGTTGATTTTCGATAAACGTTATTGGGTATACTTCAGGTTTTTGTTCAAAAGCTCCACCCTGACTTTTTACTTTTACTTCACCTAATAACTCCCATTTATATACTAATTCATCACCTTCGTGGTCGTAAGTTTCTACTTCAACTTGAAGTGTGTTTAACTGATGAGAGACAGTGATATTATCCGTCGCGATATTATTATTGATTGTCATTTTATTGACCTCAGGAGCTCTGTTTTCAGGATATTCTCCACTCCAATAATAGGTTAACTCATCTACTCTGGCATCACATTCTCCGCTGGATAAAAACATACCATACCAAGTTGGAGTACGCTCTTGTTTATTTCCCCATAAAAAGGCAAAGCTTCCTAACAATAGCTCTGGTTTTTGGTTGATATAAGCAGTTTTAATCCTATTTCTGAGACCTTTGGCTTTCTCAGTAGATGTTTCTTCAATTTCTCGTCCCCATTTTGTTGTAGGCCTTTCCCAATGTCCTAAAGGCCCATATTCAGAAATAATGAACGGAATAGAAAGATTCAGTCTTTTGGTGGCTAGTGGTAAATTAGATAGATCACCATACACTTGAAAAGAAATGAAATCCAAAGAAGGAGTACGTTCTAAACCAACTTTAATATGATCAGATATAATCCCCGCAAAAGTAGTAGTAACAGGATGAATACTATCTACACTGTGAATGTATTGAACTATATCTTCTAAGGCATTATAGACTTTAGGATTAACAGTACCTAAAGTTCCATCTTCTTTGAATAGTAAGTTCAATTCATTGCCAACTACCCAACACAGCAGCTGTTTTTCATCTTTATACTTTAATACTTTCTCCTTTATTTCATTAAACTGTTGTGCAATAGCAGTGCTATCATTATAGTCGAAACCATGTAATTCCTGGCCGACTTCGATACCCAAAGCAACTTTTAGGTTGTATTTATCAGCAGAATCGAATTCGACATCGGCAGTGGTAGACCTCCAAGTTCTAAATGCATTACCACCCGCATTTTTCAATGCCTGAAAATATTGAGGACCATTATTGTCAATACCTGCACCTTTTATAAAGAATTGATCTCCATAAAATAATTTTAATCGTGGATTATCCTGTTGAGCAAATAATTGTGATTGAAAGAGAAAGCTCAAAAGAATACAATAGTTGAATAATTTCATTGTAAAAAGTTTATATCGGTGCTCACAGAAATATTATTAATGATAATAATAAAAGCTCACACTTGTAGAACATGTGTGAGCAGTGTGAGATAAAAAGTGAAAATAATTAGATACGTTCTTCTACTACTTCAGATGTAGAGAATTTATAACGCATATTACGATATACAGCGATATCAGTAATGTCTTCAGGTGTCCCCTCTGGCATTGCTCTAAAATTTGTAGATACTCTATAAGTACCTGTAATTGGTAAAACCCTGTGCCAGCAATGCCCATGAAGAAGTACTACTGTTCCTTTTTTTGGTTTAAGAACAATCTGGTTTTCTATTACTTCATCAGGTACGCCAGCAGAGATTTCTCCGTATTTATGAGTACCAGGGACAACTAATGTTTGTCCTCCAATTTCATCAGTGATATCATGAGTATAAACCAGACGGTTTAGATTGTATTGTGCTTTATTCTCTGGAGGACAGTCTTGATGCCATGCTTGGCCCTTGGTTCCTTTTTTCGAGAACATGATCATACAGTATAATTCATTCCAGTCATCCCCAAGAATTTCTTTTGTAAGGTTAACCATCAAAGGGTCATCATTTACTTCTCTAAATGCCATTTCTCCTTCTCTTTCAGGAAACCAAGGAACCACCTCAGTAGCAGACTTATCTAAAAACTCATCGTTATGTTCAAAGTTGGGATCCATTCCAAAATGAGTAATGATTTTGTTATTTAACTGGTCCATTAGTTCAGCGGCAAAGTATTCCTCAATAACTACATATCCGTTGGCCCAGAATTGCTCTGCTAATTTTTTTACATCCATAATAAGTATTGTTTAAGTTTCTAATGAAATTATTAAGGACACAACCAAAAGTTGTCTTTCATTAGTTGGTGAATAGATTGATTGAATAGTTAGCGAAATGAAAAACTTTGAATACAAAGTAGTAGTATTACTTGAAAGAAATAGCCGTTTAGAGTGTATAGAGCTTAATTGACGTATCCATGAAGTAGCACCTAGAAAACTTGCAGTATCAATACACTAAACAAAAATGAAGAACTTTGAAGTATCGAAATGAAAGAAGTTATTTGACTTATCTCTTCAACAATTAGAAAAGGTATTATGGGTTGGTCACCCTCATGGAATAAATAGTAAGAAAATGTTGAGAACAGTTTTTATAGGGGCTGTTTCTTTATTAATAGGACTAACTGGGTGTGTCGAGCAGCAAGAAAATCCATCTATTAGAGAAGCATCAATAACCCCACCGTTATTGTCAAATAGTATTAATAAAAAAGGAGAGAGACCATTAGCCAAGTTTGAGCCTGAAGATGGAAAAGTTTTGGTCTTCATTGGACAGGAGTTGACAGCTATTGGAGGTTTGGAAAAATATAATGATGGTTATCTAGATCATTTTGAAAAAAGACCGGCAGGGTTTACTTCATACACTTTCCTAACACCCGGAGATACAACATTTGGGTTTGTACATAAAGGGTTAGACGGTATTGAAACTACTGATGATTGGGGAGACAATGATTATAATATGAGTCTTCAATTAAGCGATCCAGATTATGCCAATATGGCATTAGCAATTGGTTTAGGAATGGTTAACCATGAAGGTAAGATTGCTAATGGTGAGCATGATGAAATGGTCAAAGAGTTAGGGAATTACTTGAAATCATTAGCTCCAAGACCCGTTTTTCTGAGAATTGGCTATGAGTTTGATGGTCATCCTTGGAACCATTACAACAAGAAAGAGTATTTAAAGGCATATCGTAGAATAAAGGATACTCTAGATGGACAAGGTGTAACAAATGTTGCTTATGTATGGCAATCAACAGGCTTTGTCTCTACCCCAGATCAATTAGAAGAATGGTATCCTGGTGATGAATATGTGGATTGGTGTGCTTTTTCATTCTTTTCTCGATGGAGAGAGCAGGAGATGGTAGAATTTGCAAGGAAAAAAGGCAAGCCTGTATTTATTGCAGAAGCATCACCAACGGTTTCTGGTCCGAACATGAAGTTTGATAATGAAACTTTACCAATGGACTTTAATAATCAACATGATGTAGAATTAGCTTGGGATAAATGGTTTATTCCTTTCTTTAAGACCATTGATGAAAACCCTGATGTGATTAAAGCTTTTTCATATATCAACTGTAACTGGAAAGAACATAGAATGTGGTTTGAAAACCCAACATTTAAAGGAATAGATGCAAGATTACAAATCAATGAAGGTTTGAAAAAAAGATGGATAGACGAAATGGAAAAAGATAAATATTTAATGTCGTCACCAACACTATACACGGATTTATAATTATAGAGACTATAAGTACCTATCATTCATTCTAGACAAACAAACTTAATTAAAAACGAGTCACTCATTTTGAGTGACTTTTTTTTATGTCTTCTCGTTTTATAAACTATCGTTTTTATCATTATAAACTTGAAATTTCTGATGGTGAATTGCCTATAGAATCATGAGGATAACTATTGAAAAAGAACACATGAATTACTGTAAAAAAGCCTTCCTATCTATAGATTTTCATTTGATTAAAAACACTGAAAATGTGCATTTTTTGTATCGGGAACTGTTTCGGGAGCGGTTGCGAACACGGTTTCATTGTAATTTCATTATCAGATATTTGACATCAGAACCCTATTGTTTCTAACTAGCAAGTGTTACAAGGACATTTCAATAAATAAACTTTCATTGAGAAGGTAAGAGCGAATTTTTTAAAGACATATACTTAAACATTACAGCCATGTTAGAAACAGCAGCAGAATCAAAAGTAATTTTAGGAGAAAAAGAATTTTTTAAAGGAATTGGTAAAATCCAATTTGAAGGACCTGAATCTAGAAACCCTTTAGCTTTCCGTTACTATGATGAGAACAGAGTAGTAGCAGGAAAAACAATGAAAGAGCATTTCAAGTTTGCTGGAGCTTACTGGCATAACATGTGTGGAGAAGGTAGTGATCCATTTGGTCCTGGTACTCGTGATTTCCCTTATGCTAATGTGGGCGATGCAGTAGAAAAGGCAAAAATGAAAATGGATTTTGCTTTTGAATTCTTTACAAAGTTAGGTCTTCCTTATTATTGCTTCCATGATTTCGATTTAGTTGATGAAGGTTCAACAGTTTTAGAATCTGAAAAAAGATTATCTGCCATCGTAGATTATGCAAAGCAAAAGCAAGAAGCTTCAGGAATGAAGTTACTATGGGGTACAGCAAATGCATTCTCTAACCCACGTTATATGAATGGAGCTTCAACAAATCCAGATTTTTCTGTTGTTGCTCATGCAGGTACTCAAGTGAAAAATGCATTAGATGCAACTATCGCTTTAGATGGTGAAAACTATGTATTCTGGGGTGGTAGAGAAGGTTATATGAGCCTTTTAAATACTGATATGAAACGTGAGCAAGAACATATGGCTAGATTCTTAACGATGGCCAGAGATTATGCTCGTAAACAAGGATTTAAAGGTAATTTCTTTATCGAACCAAAACCGGCAGAACCTACTAAGCACCAGTATGATTTTGATTCAGCTACAGTATTAGGGTTCTTAGAGAAATATGATCTAGCAGACGACTTCTACTTAAACTTAGAAGTAAACCACGCAACATTAGCAAGCCATACTTTCACTCATGAATTACAAGTAGCAGTTGATGCGGGTAAATTAGGATCTATCGATGCCAACAGAGGTGATTACCAAAATGGATGGGATACTGATCAATTCCCGAATAATATCTATGAAATCGTTGAAGCAATGTTGATTATTCTTCCTGCTGGCGGTTTTAAAGGTGGTGGAGTAAACTTCGATGCGAAGGTAAGAAGAAATTCAACTGATTTAGCAGATATGTTCTATGCACATATTGGTGGTATGGACCTTTTTGCTAGAGCTCTACTGATCGCTAACGATATCTTGGAGAATTCTGAGTACAACAAAATCAGAACAGACCGTTATGCTTCTTTTGATAATGGTGAAGGTAAATTATTTGAAGACGGTAAGTTGTCTCTAGAAGACTTGCGTAACATCGCAATTAAAACAGGCGAGCCTGTACCAACTTCAGGTAAGCAAGAATACCTTGAAAACTTGATTAATATGTATATCTAATCATTTCAGAGAATAAGTATATATAGTAAATGGATAACTAACACAAGGAGAGTCTTCTTGTGTTGGTTACCTATACTTTTTCAACTATCAACTCACGAACTCTCACTCAACTAAGGAATTAAAGCAATGAATGAAATGGACAACAATACTATACTAGAACATAAAATAGAACAAAAATCGCAGGTCAATTTTGGGTTTGTCATCAAGGTAACACTTGTGGCCGCATTAGGCGGATTACTCTTCGGATATGATACTGCAGTTATTTCAGGGGCTATAGGATCTCTTGAAACATTTTTTCAACTATCAGCAGCAGAGAAAGGTTGGGCAGCATCCAGTGCTTTGGTTGGTTGTATTATAGGAGCAGCAGCTGCAGGAAACTTAGCTACAATTCTAGGGCGTAAAAAGTCATTAATTATTGCAGGTATACTATTTTTTATATCTGCTTTTGGATCAGCAATACCTGAATCCTTCACAGTGTTTATCATCTTCCGAATCATCGGAGGGTTAGGAGTAGGTATTGCGTCTATGTTATCTCCAATGTATATCGCAGAGATAGCTCCGGCAGCTTACAGAGGTAGGTTGGTTTCATGCAATCAATTCGCCATTATTTTTGGTATGTTGGTCGTTTATTTTGTGAACTACTATATCGCAGGTCTAGGGGATAACAGTTGGATAGATACAGTAGGATGGAGATGGATGTTTGCTTCAGAATGTATTCCTGCATTAACGTTTACAGGATTACTATTTATTGTTCCAGAAAGCCCAAGGTGGTTGGCAATGAAAAATAGAGACGATGAAGCATTGAAAATATTAGATCAGATTTCGGAAAACGCTTCTTTATCATTAAATGATATAAAGCTATCACTTCATGCTTCTAAAAACGAAGTAAAAGTAAGTGTATTCCAGAAGCCATATATGTTTATTGTTTTTGTTGGTGTGATGTTATCCATCTTCCAACAAGTAACAGGAATTAATGTGTTCTTGTATTACGCTCCAGAGATTT is from Flammeovirga agarivorans and encodes:
- a CDS encoding RagB/SusD family nutrient uptake outer membrane protein, coding for MRNLYKILIASTLIGFTSTGCSNFLDREPLARETTETFVSDPDNLELMVIAGYDPIQWRFDGVQFYNYFIFGDIASDDADKGGLSETDLDYMTLVQKFQWNPAEPLFESVWKRHFAGVFRANTVLSNIEVAKSIVDESVYNQIRGEGLFLRGWHYFQLTKMFGGVPLFTSLEDYENLNTTGRSTESEVYDVILQDFKEAGTLLKLKSQYDENYLGRATSGMAKSYFAKAALYSKDESTYEEAYNLAKEVIGTGEYALLEDYTQIWRLEEENGSESIFEIQYEPSNFNNWSREGEGAGENMMQSPRAGGNSGNDSAIGEGWGFNLPTAALEQAFRDAGDDIRREQTIIYDGEEVYEGEPRIRVAQPGDNDSDWYNTTGFAPQKYFLPQRELTAGFGDNRYNGHSNYRMFRYADLLLFASELALETGKGDAATYLNEVRARVGLDAIAAPTLQDVYNERRLELALEGHRFFDQVRTGQITTELANEGYVQGVHEKFPIPQSEIDLTDGLIVGNPSN
- a CDS encoding PKD domain-containing protein encodes the protein MKKLNFVNWLILGIIAFAFGACDDNETTVTGPTGTLTYTQAEGADYEVTFTIENPVDVLSYSFDFGDGSTANSGETSVTHTYVETGDFDVVVTLNSASDQAQLKTTVTVTTIDVSGICNSEYYTLLTGGCVNDGPGEGKTWKLSNAYGSHGVGPADGEEAVWWNSEYDHWNGNNGEGFAMPETMESRFTFGVVPNTMAVSATHQINNWQTDGEATPFHDYQATYGGESSYGYSITEEEGKMYLNIANGGYMAYYQEVDGATPTKYEIVTLTETELYVRYLNVLNYNDGEDKNYRYLRYVQEDVVEEAPEEVVKDLEYRAISASFNGTMDATVGDETIAFINEADIVTAFVADPTDDGVQVLSYTKNGTVDDVQVTLNHRMDLSTNNTFKLKVYFPSSNDYETVDDSAEDWTDSEGKLASMVNLKLYDTKMGGNAWHTEATVRVSDDTRDEWVELEFSYDGLEVTNRNDQSVVWEDAAESDTYDKIIIQIGGEGHKRSGTFYIKDFELVENAVN
- a CDS encoding glycosyl hydrolase, translating into MRKGILFLICFFSLQWTIGQTRNSCLSGLAKFAPVDGKRLLIMGQDLGAVGGLDQYTDGYVDHFSQMPAGITTYTSLPSLGGLYSVVNYGAGDVSGEVYLDDATFDSTALVIGLYLVDQEKRIVDGDLDDKIRTMANWIKNTNRPVFLRIGYEFDGEHNHYSVTYFKNMWRRIVDIFDEESVANCDFVWQSDGVHSTSTMQRYYPGSEYVDWFAFSYFQKNAGNDLIRLAKTYEKPVMIAEATPRGYDLKTVNGDQLWNSWFQPLIQLMDDNPIIKGLAYINTDWDSQQMWKGEGWGDTRIEVNEALTQHWENELQKENWVYGNSELFETIGYPFADISSDCFPPKDIVNATDDTPYQWGYVCNNEPNNLKVNLKDFSKVKRINLLDATSGKVMKELFHPEQNVLNIIASKGVYILSVEDFNGQINRIKVLVCN
- a CDS encoding glycoside hydrolase 5 family protein, translating into MKLFNYCILLSFLFQSQLFAQQDNPRLKLFYGDQFFIKGAGIDNNGPQYFQALKNAGGNAFRTWRSTTADVEFDSADKYNLKVALGIEVGQELHGFDYNDSTAIAQQFNEIKEKVLKYKDEKQLLCWVVGNELNLLFKEDGTLGTVNPKVYNALEDIVQYIHSVDSIHPVTTTFAGIISDHIKVGLERTPSLDFISFQVYGDLSNLPLATKRLNLSIPFIISEYGPLGHWERPTTKWGREIEETSTEKAKGLRNRIKTAYINQKPELLLGSFAFLWGNKQERTPTWYGMFLSSGECDARVDELTYYWSGEYPENRAPEVNKMTINNNIATDNITVSHQLNTLQVEVETYDHEGDELVYKWELLGEVKVKSQGGAFEQKPEVYPITFIENQQNKISIQLPKEEGEYRLFVYVFDQKGKVGTANVPFLVTDAME
- a CDS encoding phytanoyl-CoA dioxygenase family protein — protein: MDVKKLAEQFWANGYVVIEEYFAAELMDQLNNKIITHFGMDPNFEHNDEFLDKSATEVVPWFPEREGEMAFREVNDDPLMVNLTKEILGDDWNELYCMIMFSKKGTKGQAWHQDCPPENKAQYNLNRLVYTHDITDEIGGQTLVVPGTHKYGEISAGVPDEVIENQIVLKPKKGTVVLLHGHCWHRVLPITGTYRVSTNFRAMPEGTPEDITDIAVYRNMRYKFSTSEVVEERI
- a CDS encoding glycoside hydrolase family 26 protein, with the protein product MLRTVFIGAVSLLIGLTGCVEQQENPSIREASITPPLLSNSINKKGERPLAKFEPEDGKVLVFIGQELTAIGGLEKYNDGYLDHFEKRPAGFTSYTFLTPGDTTFGFVHKGLDGIETTDDWGDNDYNMSLQLSDPDYANMALAIGLGMVNHEGKIANGEHDEMVKELGNYLKSLAPRPVFLRIGYEFDGHPWNHYNKKEYLKAYRRIKDTLDGQGVTNVAYVWQSTGFVSTPDQLEEWYPGDEYVDWCAFSFFSRWREQEMVEFARKKGKPVFIAEASPTVSGPNMKFDNETLPMDFNNQHDVELAWDKWFIPFFKTIDENPDVIKAFSYINCNWKEHRMWFENPTFKGIDARLQINEGLKKRWIDEMEKDKYLMSSPTLYTDL
- the xylA gene encoding xylose isomerase, yielding MLETAAESKVILGEKEFFKGIGKIQFEGPESRNPLAFRYYDENRVVAGKTMKEHFKFAGAYWHNMCGEGSDPFGPGTRDFPYANVGDAVEKAKMKMDFAFEFFTKLGLPYYCFHDFDLVDEGSTVLESEKRLSAIVDYAKQKQEASGMKLLWGTANAFSNPRYMNGASTNPDFSVVAHAGTQVKNALDATIALDGENYVFWGGREGYMSLLNTDMKREQEHMARFLTMARDYARKQGFKGNFFIEPKPAEPTKHQYDFDSATVLGFLEKYDLADDFYLNLEVNHATLASHTFTHELQVAVDAGKLGSIDANRGDYQNGWDTDQFPNNIYEIVEAMLIILPAGGFKGGGVNFDAKVRRNSTDLADMFYAHIGGMDLFARALLIANDILENSEYNKIRTDRYASFDNGEGKLFEDGKLSLEDLRNIAIKTGEPVPTSGKQEYLENLINMYI
- a CDS encoding sugar porter family MFS transporter, which produces MDNNTILEHKIEQKSQVNFGFVIKVTLVAALGGLLFGYDTAVISGAIGSLETFFQLSAAEKGWAASSALVGCIIGAAAAGNLATILGRKKSLIIAGILFFISAFGSAIPESFTVFIIFRIIGGLGVGIASMLSPMYIAEIAPAAYRGRLVSCNQFAIIFGMLVVYFVNYYIAGLGDNSWIDTVGWRWMFASECIPALTFTGLLFIVPESPRWLAMKNRDDEALKILDQISENASLSLNDIKLSLHASKNEVKVSVFQKPYMFIVFVGVMLSIFQQVTGINVFLYYAPEIFKKLGGGNTDTALLQTIVVGSVNLLFTVIAIFSVDKFGRKPLMLIGSLGMGICISAIGTAAYFGNTDVWLLAFVLGYIACFALSLGPVVWVLLSEIMPNAVRGVGLSIAVAFQWIFNFIVSQTFPMMMDNDYLFNTYHGAFPFWVYGFMCLLTILFVWKYVPETKGKSLEEMETLFK